TGAACTTATTGATGCTAGTCAATTAGAATTAAACGAAAAAGTGGTATCAATTAAACGTGTAACAAAAGTTGTAAAAGGTGGACGTAACATGCGTTTTACAGCTTTAGTTGTTGTCGGTGACGGCAATGGCCATGTTGGTGCTGGTTTAGGAAAAGCAACTGAAATTCCTGAAGCAATCCGTAAAGGAAAAGAAGATGCTATGAAAAAACTCATTACTGTTAAGTTAGATGAAGTTTCCAGTATCACACATGATGTTACAGGTAAATATACAGGTGCTTCTGTATTATTAAAGAAATCTCCAGAAGGTACTGGTATTATCGCTGGTGGTCCTGCTCGTAACGTATGTGAGTTAGCAGGTATCAAAAACATCCGTACAAAATCTTTAGGATCTAACAACAAGCAGAACGTTGTACTTGCTACAATCGACGCTTTAAGTCAGTTAAAATCCCCTGAAGAAGTAGCGAAACTTCGCGGTAAATCCGTAGAAGAAATCGTAGGTTAAGGAGGAGATTAAAATGGCAGATAAGAAACTTAAAGTAACATTAATCAAATCTACAATCGGTGCTGTTCCAAAGAACAAAAAAACAATCGAAGCTCTTGGTTTAACAAAATTAAACAAGACGGTTGAATTACCAGACAACGCAGCAACAGCTGGCGCTCTTCGTAAAGTTGCACCATATGTTAAAGTAGAAGAAGCATAAAAAGAATAAGAGAGAAGGAGGTGCCGGTATGGATTTATCAAATTTACATGCAGCAGAAGGATCCACACATAACGATAACTTCAGAAGAGGTCGTGGACATGGATCAGGAAACGGTAAGACTGCTGGTAAGGGACATAAAGGCCAGAAAGCTCGTTCAGGAGCACCTAGACCAGGTTTTGAAGGTGGTCAGATGCCATTATACAGAAGATTGCCAAAGAGAGGTTTCACATGCAGAAACTCTAAGACAATCGTAGGAATTAACATTTCAGCTTTAGAACGCTTTGAGAATGATTCAGTAGTATCTGTTGAAACATTAATCGAAGCTGGTATCGTAAAGAACCCAAGAGATGGTGTTAAGATTCTTGGAAATGGCGAACTTACTAAGAAGCTTACAGTTCAGGCAAATGCATTCAGCGCAAGCGCAAAAGAAAAGATTGAGGCTCTTGGTGGAAAAACAGAGGTGATCTAATGC
This genomic window from Roseburia sp. 831b contains:
- the rpsE gene encoding 30S ribosomal protein S5 yields the protein MKRELIDASQLELNEKVVSIKRVTKVVKGGRNMRFTALVVVGDGNGHVGAGLGKATEIPEAIRKGKEDAMKKLITVKLDEVSSITHDVTGKYTGASVLLKKSPEGTGIIAGGPARNVCELAGIKNIRTKSLGSNNKQNVVLATIDALSQLKSPEEVAKLRGKSVEEIVG
- the rpmD gene encoding 50S ribosomal protein L30, translating into MADKKLKVTLIKSTIGAVPKNKKTIEALGLTKLNKTVELPDNAATAGALRKVAPYVKVEEA
- the rplO gene encoding 50S ribosomal protein L15, with protein sequence MDLSNLHAAEGSTHNDNFRRGRGHGSGNGKTAGKGHKGQKARSGAPRPGFEGGQMPLYRRLPKRGFTCRNSKTIVGINISALERFENDSVVSVETLIEAGIVKNPRDGVKILGNGELTKKLTVQANAFSASAKEKIEALGGKTEVI